The following are from one region of the Halogeometricum sp. S3BR5-2 genome:
- the purM gene encoding phosphoribosylformylglycinamidine cyclo-ligase gives MTGTGAGGDPADDAAEDDELTYADAGVDIDASEAATAALVGAVGESEGDYAGLLDIGDRYLALATDGVGTKLIVAEALDDYSTVGIDCIAMNANDLVAAGVRPVAFVDYLAVDSPDERFAEQVGRGLSTGAEAAGVELVGGETAVMPEVVKGLDLAGTCAGLARKDALFPGEAEAGDALVGFRSSGIHSNGLTLARKATTRNHEYGDDCPFEGYDTVGEALLEPTRIYTDLLDPMREHGVNAAAHVTGGGWTNLERMGEFRYVVEDAFEPHPVFEFVREEGNVSEEEMHRTFNMGTGFVAALAPEDAESLAAETEGRVIGRVEEGSGVSIRGLDL, from the coding sequence ATGACCGGCACCGGCGCGGGCGGGGACCCCGCGGACGACGCGGCCGAAGACGACGAACTGACCTACGCGGACGCGGGCGTCGACATCGACGCCAGCGAGGCGGCGACGGCGGCGCTGGTGGGCGCCGTCGGGGAGAGCGAGGGCGACTACGCGGGCCTCCTCGATATCGGCGACCGCTACCTCGCCTTGGCCACCGACGGCGTCGGGACGAAACTCATCGTCGCCGAGGCCCTCGACGACTACTCGACGGTCGGCATCGACTGCATCGCCATGAACGCCAACGACCTCGTGGCGGCGGGCGTCCGCCCCGTCGCGTTCGTCGACTACCTCGCCGTCGACAGTCCCGACGAGCGATTCGCGGAGCAAGTCGGCCGAGGCCTCTCGACGGGCGCGGAGGCCGCCGGGGTCGAACTCGTCGGCGGCGAGACGGCCGTCATGCCCGAGGTGGTCAAGGGGCTGGACCTCGCGGGCACGTGCGCGGGACTGGCGCGGAAGGACGCGCTGTTCCCCGGCGAAGCCGAGGCGGGCGACGCCCTCGTCGGCTTCCGTTCGTCGGGCATCCACTCGAACGGCCTCACCCTCGCGCGGAAGGCGACGACGCGGAACCACGAGTACGGCGACGACTGCCCGTTCGAGGGCTACGACACCGTCGGCGAGGCGCTGCTCGAACCGACCCGCATCTACACCGACCTGCTCGACCCGATGCGCGAGCACGGCGTCAACGCGGCGGCGCACGTCACCGGCGGCGGGTGGACGAACCTCGAACGCATGGGCGAGTTCCGCTACGTCGTCGAAGACGCGTTCGAACCCCACCCCGTGTTCGAGTTCGTTCGGGAGGAGGGCAACGTCTCCGAAGAGGAGATGCACCGCACGTTCAACATGGGGACCGGGTTCGTCGCCGCCCTCGCCCCCGAGGACGCGGAGTCGCTCGCCGCGGAGACGGAAGGCCGAGTGATCGGACGCGTCGAGGAGGGCTCGGGCGTCTCGATTCGCGGTCTCGACCTCTGA
- a CDS encoding metalloprotease produces the protein MSTNTSLSFSSSELRDLVVAWVALGLAFAIFFAGGGTRAVASVTEGGLLGPLVVSLLTAGVGFLLHELAHKVVAVRFGQRAEFRADYGMLFLAVMSSLAGFIFAAPGAVYHRGRITEREHGLIALAGPVTNLLLAAIFLPLLFLGAFGGSEFVGLVGSRGVTINVFLAAFNMLPFGSLDGKTVFSWSKIVFLVVFVPSVLLTLGLFVFGGLF, from the coding sequence ATGAGTACGAACACCTCGCTCAGTTTCAGTTCCAGCGAACTCCGCGACTTGGTCGTCGCGTGGGTCGCACTCGGCCTCGCCTTCGCCATCTTCTTCGCCGGCGGCGGCACCCGCGCCGTCGCCAGCGTCACCGAGGGCGGCCTCCTCGGCCCCCTCGTCGTCAGCCTCCTGACCGCGGGCGTCGGCTTCCTCCTGCACGAACTCGCGCACAAGGTCGTCGCCGTCCGCTTCGGCCAGCGGGCGGAGTTCCGCGCCGACTACGGGATGCTGTTTCTCGCCGTGATGAGTTCGCTCGCCGGCTTCATCTTCGCCGCCCCCGGCGCCGTCTACCACCGGGGCCGCATCACGGAGCGCGAACACGGCCTCATCGCCCTCGCCGGCCCCGTGACGAACCTCCTCTTGGCCGCGATATTCCTGCCGCTGCTCTTCCTCGGCGCGTTCGGCGGGTCGGAGTTCGTCGGCCTCGTGGGCTCCCGCGGCGTCACCATCAACGTGTTCCTCGCCGCGTTCAACATGCTCCCGTTCGGGTCGCTCGACGGCAAGACGGTGTTCTCGTGGAGCAAAATCGTCTTCCTCGTCGTGTTCGTCCCGTCGGTACTGTTGACGCTCGGTCTGTTCGTCTTCGGCGGACTGTTCTGA
- a CDS encoding TraB/GumN family protein — MSQEAAGEGRVRVVGTAHVSEDSVREVEEVVAEERPDVVAVELDEGRYRQMKGGTPDDIEPGDLLRGNTVFQFIAYWMLSYVQAQLGEKFDVEPGADMLAAVETAESLGIDVALVDRDINETMRRFWSRMSFLEKLRMVGGLAFGLGDSRGVAVLLGLFFGLLVGPVVGLFGGSIGVGLDVLARVTGGLFVFVAVAAALWVLAGSVLPTGERAAVSVGVGVAAGLVGGVAFGLADPLVARLGPFTVRVLGSLTIGVGGGLLLGGLALTLATAFAKNPDDEVEEIEEFDMSEMTDTDAVSAMMEEFREFSPGGAQALIDERDAYIAHQLVGLRRTGRDVVAVVGAGHRAGIERYLANPEELPPMESLVGTADDGLGGVPWAKVVGTAISVAVVAFFGLLALSTAGNDTLLRLFGAWFLINGVFAAGLAKAAGARWPSALVGGAVAWMTSINPFLAPGWFTGYMELQYRPVNVGDIGRLNELLADEETPIGDLISQMFEVPLFRLIVVVAATNIGSIVASALFIGYVLPLFAVDLGGPAGIIDLMFEGARNGWDVLVGLLT; from the coding sequence ATGAGTCAGGAAGCGGCCGGCGAGGGTCGCGTCCGCGTCGTCGGGACGGCGCACGTCTCCGAGGACAGCGTCCGCGAGGTAGAGGAAGTCGTCGCGGAGGAGCGCCCGGACGTGGTCGCCGTCGAACTCGACGAGGGCCGATACCGCCAGATGAAGGGCGGGACGCCCGACGACATCGAACCCGGCGACCTCCTCCGGGGCAACACCGTCTTCCAGTTCATCGCCTACTGGATGCTCTCCTACGTGCAGGCGCAACTCGGCGAGAAGTTCGACGTGGAACCGGGCGCGGACATGCTCGCGGCCGTCGAGACGGCCGAGTCGCTGGGCATCGACGTCGCCCTCGTCGACCGCGACATCAACGAGACGATGCGGCGGTTCTGGTCGCGCATGTCGTTTCTCGAGAAACTGCGGATGGTCGGCGGCCTCGCCTTCGGCCTCGGGGACAGTCGCGGCGTCGCCGTCCTCCTCGGCCTGTTCTTCGGCCTCCTCGTCGGCCCCGTTGTCGGCCTGTTCGGCGGGTCTATCGGCGTCGGCCTCGACGTCTTGGCCCGCGTCACCGGCGGCCTGTTCGTCTTCGTCGCCGTCGCCGCCGCCCTCTGGGTCCTCGCCGGGTCCGTCCTCCCGACGGGCGAACGCGCCGCCGTCTCCGTCGGCGTCGGCGTCGCGGCCGGCCTCGTGGGCGGCGTCGCCTTCGGCCTCGCGGACCCGCTGGTCGCCCGATTGGGGCCGTTCACCGTCCGCGTCCTCGGGAGTCTCACTATCGGCGTCGGCGGCGGGTTGCTCCTGGGAGGCCTCGCCCTCACGCTGGCGACGGCGTTCGCGAAGAACCCCGACGACGAGGTCGAGGAGATAGAGGAGTTCGACATGAGCGAGATGACCGACACCGACGCCGTCAGCGCGATGATGGAGGAGTTCCGCGAGTTCTCGCCGGGCGGCGCGCAGGCGCTCATCGACGAGCGAGACGCCTACATCGCCCACCAGTTGGTCGGACTCCGGCGCACGGGCCGGGACGTCGTCGCCGTCGTCGGCGCGGGCCACCGCGCCGGCATCGAACGCTACCTCGCCAACCCCGAGGAACTGCCGCCGATGGAGTCGCTGGTCGGGACGGCCGACGACGGCCTCGGCGGCGTCCCGTGGGCGAAGGTGGTCGGGACGGCCATCTCCGTCGCCGTCGTCGCGTTCTTCGGCCTCCTGGCGCTCTCGACGGCCGGCAACGACACCCTGCTCCGCCTGTTCGGCGCGTGGTTCCTCATCAACGGCGTCTTCGCGGCCGGACTCGCGAAGGCCGCGGGCGCGCGGTGGCCCTCCGCCCTCGTCGGCGGCGCCGTCGCGTGGATGACCTCCATCAACCCGTTCCTCGCGCCGGGGTGGTTCACGGGCTACATGGAACTGCAGTACCGGCCCGTCAACGTCGGCGACATCGGCCGACTCAACGAACTCCTCGCGGACGAGGAGACGCCCATCGGCGACCTGATTTCGCAGATGTTCGAGGTGCCCCTGTTCCGACTCATCGTCGTCGTCGCGGCGACGAACATCGGGAGTATCGTCGCCTCGGCGCTGTTCATCGGCTACGTCCTTCCCCTGTTCGCCGTGGACCTCGGCGGCCCGGCCGGCATCATCGACCTGATGTTCGAGGGCGCGCGCAACGGGTGGGACGTCCTCGTCGGCCTCCTGACGTGA
- a CDS encoding glycerate kinase type-2 family protein: MSDLTFDVETPTTAHETAVACLRDAVRAVLPDRVVRDSVSLDGDDLSISGTTYDLEDFDRLLVVGGGKAGDGVADALEAVLGDRIDAGVVVTPDPGAGERIDRLPGAHPVPSDAGVESAGRIVDLLADADERTLVLAVVTGGASAVIPTPAEGIALEDLQSTTDALLRSGAHIGELNAVRKHLSTLKGGGLARLAAPATVAGLVLSDVVGNDLGVIASGPTAPDETTYDDALSVLERYDLDAPASVRDRLERGARGEVDETPKPGDPAFDRVRNHVLADGHSALSAARETARERGYEPVLLSSRVRGEAREAAKTHVAVAEEAAATGDPVEAPAVFLTGGECTVTVRGDGEGGPNLEFCVSAARELETDAVVAAVDSDGEDGGTDVAGAIVDAETAAGVEAGREAAAALADNDALPFLRDRDALVRTGPTGTNVNDLRIAVVDGRERETEEVRGADASEE; encoded by the coding sequence ATGTCCGACCTCACGTTCGACGTCGAGACGCCGACGACAGCACACGAGACGGCGGTCGCGTGCCTCAGAGACGCCGTCAGGGCGGTCCTCCCGGACCGCGTCGTCCGCGACTCCGTCTCGCTCGACGGCGACGACCTCTCTATCTCGGGGACGACGTACGACCTCGAGGACTTCGACCGCCTCCTCGTCGTCGGCGGCGGGAAGGCGGGCGACGGCGTCGCGGACGCCCTCGAAGCCGTCCTCGGCGACCGCATCGACGCCGGCGTCGTCGTCACGCCCGACCCCGGCGCGGGCGAGCGAATCGACCGGCTTCCGGGCGCCCACCCGGTTCCCTCCGATGCGGGCGTCGAGAGCGCCGGGCGAATCGTGGACCTCCTCGCGGACGCCGACGAGCGAACGCTCGTCCTCGCCGTCGTCACCGGCGGCGCTAGCGCCGTCATCCCGACGCCCGCCGAGGGAATCGCCCTCGAAGACCTCCAGTCGACGACCGACGCCCTCCTCCGCTCCGGCGCGCACATCGGCGAACTGAACGCGGTCCGCAAGCACCTCTCGACACTGAAGGGCGGCGGTCTGGCCCGCCTCGCCGCGCCGGCGACGGTGGCCGGCCTCGTCCTCAGCGACGTGGTGGGCAACGACCTCGGCGTCATCGCCTCCGGGCCGACGGCCCCCGACGAGACGACGTACGACGACGCGCTCTCGGTGCTGGAGCGCTACGACCTCGACGCGCCCGCGAGCGTCCGCGACAGGCTCGAACGCGGCGCGCGCGGCGAGGTGGACGAGACGCCGAAACCCGGCGACCCGGCGTTCGACCGGGTGCGCAACCACGTCCTCGCCGACGGCCACTCGGCGCTGTCGGCGGCGCGGGAGACGGCTCGAGAGCGGGGGTACGAACCGGTACTCCTCTCCTCTCGCGTGCGCGGCGAGGCGCGCGAGGCGGCGAAGACGCACGTCGCCGTCGCCGAGGAGGCGGCCGCCACCGGCGACCCGGTCGAGGCGCCCGCCGTGTTCCTCACCGGCGGTGAGTGCACCGTCACCGTCCGCGGCGACGGCGAGGGAGGACCGAACTTGGAGTTCTGCGTCTCCGCGGCGCGGGAACTCGAAACCGACGCCGTCGTGGCCGCCGTCGACAGCGACGGCGAGGACGGCGGGACGGACGTGGCGGGGGCGATAGTCGACGCGGAGACGGCCGCGGGCGTCGAGGCCGGACGCGAGGCGGCCGCCGCACTCGCGGACAACGACGCCCTGCCGTTCCTCCGCGACCGGGACGCCCTCGTCCGGACGGGACCGACCGGTACCAACGTGAACGACCTGCGAATCGCCGTCGTGGACGGGCGGGAACGCGAGACAGAGGAGGTCCGGGGAGCAGACGCGAGCGAGGAGTGA
- a CDS encoding ArsR/SmtB family transcription factor gives MARLLPSTSKTEVDASPRVIGLDDDDADGLLSALSSATARRLLATLHEEPANPAALADAVDTSLQNVQYHLGRLEDAGAVEVVDTVYSEKGREMKVYAPSDRPLVVVAADREGTTGLRAALRRLLAAVGVVGIASLLVQWVATGATLPFVAQSGGAGGDAATMEATRVADEAATAAGLPPGLLFFLGGLSVLLVWSVAWYLRRD, from the coding sequence ATGGCACGCCTCCTGCCCTCCACGTCGAAGACCGAGGTCGACGCCTCGCCGCGCGTCATCGGCCTCGACGACGACGACGCCGACGGTCTGCTGTCGGCGCTCTCCTCGGCGACGGCCCGCCGCCTCCTCGCGACGCTCCACGAGGAACCCGCGAACCCGGCCGCCCTCGCCGACGCCGTCGACACCTCCCTGCAGAACGTCCAGTACCACCTCGGCCGCCTCGAAGACGCCGGCGCCGTCGAAGTCGTCGACACCGTCTACTCCGAGAAGGGCCGCGAGATGAAGGTGTACGCCCCCTCGGACAGACCGCTGGTCGTCGTCGCCGCCGACCGCGAGGGGACGACCGGTCTGCGCGCCGCCCTCCGACGCCTCCTCGCGGCCGTCGGCGTCGTCGGAATCGCCAGCCTCCTCGTCCAGTGGGTGGCCACGGGAGCGACGCTCCCGTTCGTCGCCCAGTCGGGGGGCGCGGGCGGCGACGCGGCGACGATGGAGGCGACGCGCGTCGCGGACGAGGCGGCGACGGCCGCCGGACTCCCGCCCGGACTGCTGTTCTTCCTCGGCGGACTGAGCGTCCTCCTCGTCTGGTCGGTCGCCTGGTATCTCCGCCGCGACTGA
- a CDS encoding bifunctional nuclease family protein, producing the protein MNHRAEVKGIGVGVDAEGGNVPAVVLQAREEYLPIVITSDQAQAIQLALSGEPFERPLTHDLLVDMITEFGGAIDSIRIDDLSDGTFFAKIDAERYENGEPKKFVFDARPSDAVSLAVRVDCPIVVSDEVLDEAGQPPERFDLGEQSDEHDDLDF; encoded by the coding sequence ATGAATCACCGGGCCGAGGTGAAGGGAATCGGCGTCGGCGTCGACGCCGAGGGCGGGAACGTCCCGGCGGTGGTCCTTCAAGCCCGCGAGGAGTATCTCCCCATCGTCATCACCTCCGACCAAGCGCAGGCGATCCAACTCGCCCTCTCGGGCGAACCGTTCGAGCGACCCCTGACCCACGACCTGCTCGTGGACATGATAACGGAGTTCGGCGGCGCCATCGACTCCATCCGCATCGACGACCTCTCGGACGGGACGTTCTTCGCCAAGATAGACGCCGAACGCTACGAGAACGGCGAACCGAAGAAGTTCGTCTTCGACGCCCGCCCGAGCGACGCCGTCTCGCTGGCCGTCCGCGTCGACTGCCCCATCGTCGTCTCCGACGAAGTGTTGGACGAGGCCGGCCAACCGCCCGAGCGGTTCGACCTGGGTGAACAGTCCGACGAGCACGACGACTTGGACTTCTGA
- a CDS encoding glutathione S-transferase N-terminal domain-containing protein: MLELYQAESCPYSEEVRNKLTELGASYVVHNPRLPGDEGGDVLNEQTHDELTAIGGEDTIPFLLDREREEAVYDAEDIVDHLEEHYG, encoded by the coding sequence GTGCTCGAACTGTACCAAGCCGAGAGCTGTCCGTACAGCGAGGAAGTCCGGAACAAACTCACCGAACTCGGCGCCTCCTACGTCGTCCACAATCCGCGGCTCCCCGGCGACGAAGGCGGCGACGTGCTCAACGAACAGACGCACGACGAGTTGACCGCGATAGGCGGCGAGGACACGATTCCGTTCCTCCTCGACAGAGAGCGCGAGGAGGCGGTGTACGACGCCGAGGACATCGTCGACCACCTCGAAGAACACTACGGCTGA
- the ileS gene encoding isoleucine--tRNA ligase has product MDDLSDQYTPGDVESAVGDYWDEENAYEAAKEAHADDPSFFFVDGPPYTSGQMHLGTAWNKTLKDAIIRHKRMTGHSVTDRPGYDMHGLPIEVKVEEELGFETKRDIEEYGMESFIEECKSFAERNREAMDEDFKSIGVWMDWENPYQTISPEYMEAAWWAFQRVAERDLVERGKRSVNYCPRCQTAIAANEVEYDEIESPSIYVKFPLKGREGNLVIWTTTPWTLPANTFVAVDGEMTYQAVRAERDGESEVLYLAEPCVEDALKKGRYDDYEVVEEVSGEEMVGWEYDNPLAEHLTEYADFEGAREVYTADYVEADRTGLVHSAPGHGQEDFARGQELGLEIYVPVDGRGEFTEQAGDYAGTFVRDANPEIIEDLEANGSLLHSGEHHHRYGHCWRCDTDIIFLATDQWFITVTDIKEELLDNIEESEWHPQWARDNRFRDFVADAPDWNVSRQRYWGIPLPIWESPDGEDFVVVGTREELAERADQDVDPGELDLHRPSVDPLTITEDGTTYERVPDVFDVWIDSSVATWGTLDYPGNQEQFEELWPADLIVEAHDQTRGWFWSQLGMSTAAFGESPYESVLMHGFANDENGRKMSKSLGNIVTPEEAIERAGRDPLRAYLLSHDQQGVDLSFEWDGLADTQSSLNILWNVFRFPLPYMELDGYDPATPDLAEGELTVVDEWVLSRLQTVKAEVADAWDDYEVHDALNSILEFVTGDVSRFYVKAIRERMWEEEDSDSKRGAYATLATVMNETVRLLAPFTPYVAERMYQRIDGGETTVHALDYPTVDDEWRDEELERNIAVLRSVEEAAANARQQGERKLRWPVPRVVVASEDDGVAEAVEALSDLLADRVNAREVDVVEAFDELVEYADPQMGVIGPTFGGDAQKVMEAVRGASREEIEAGIEVDGETVELDDEMVEYRAEPPENVHGAEFDVDIEGADGGVVYVDTSLTEEIEAEGYARDVIRRIQEMRKRLDLDVEEEIAVSLDVGDDRVADLVARHDSLVAEEVRATTLDSDGDDADLTEEWDVEGVTVVIGVARTE; this is encoded by the coding sequence ATGGACGACCTAAGCGACCAGTATACGCCGGGGGACGTGGAGTCCGCCGTCGGCGACTACTGGGACGAGGAGAACGCCTACGAGGCGGCGAAGGAGGCGCACGCGGACGACCCGTCCTTCTTCTTCGTCGACGGGCCGCCGTACACCTCCGGTCAGATGCACCTCGGGACGGCGTGGAACAAGACGCTGAAGGACGCCATCATCCGCCACAAGCGCATGACCGGCCACAGCGTCACGGACCGGCCGGGCTACGACATGCACGGCCTCCCCATCGAGGTCAAAGTCGAGGAGGAACTCGGCTTCGAGACCAAGCGCGACATCGAGGAGTACGGCATGGAGTCGTTCATCGAGGAGTGCAAGTCGTTCGCAGAGCGCAACCGCGAGGCGATGGACGAGGACTTCAAATCCATCGGCGTCTGGATGGACTGGGAGAACCCCTACCAGACCATCTCGCCGGAGTACATGGAGGCCGCGTGGTGGGCGTTCCAGCGAGTCGCCGAACGGGACTTGGTCGAACGCGGCAAGCGCTCGGTCAACTACTGTCCCCGCTGTCAGACCGCCATCGCCGCCAACGAGGTGGAGTACGACGAGATAGAGTCCCCGTCCATCTACGTGAAGTTCCCGCTGAAAGGGAGAGAAGGGAACCTCGTCATCTGGACGACGACGCCGTGGACCCTGCCAGCAAACACGTTCGTCGCCGTCGACGGCGAGATGACGTATCAGGCGGTCCGCGCCGAAAGAGACGGAGAGAGCGAGGTGCTCTACCTCGCGGAACCCTGCGTCGAGGACGCCCTGAAGAAGGGTCGCTACGACGACTACGAGGTCGTAGAGGAGGTCAGCGGCGAGGAGATGGTGGGCTGGGAGTACGACAACCCCCTCGCAGAACATCTGACCGAGTACGCCGACTTCGAGGGCGCCCGCGAGGTGTACACCGCCGACTACGTCGAGGCCGACCGGACCGGGTTGGTCCACTCCGCGCCCGGCCACGGGCAGGAGGACTTCGCCCGCGGGCAGGAACTCGGGTTGGAGATATACGTCCCCGTCGACGGCCGCGGCGAGTTCACCGAACAGGCCGGCGACTACGCGGGCACGTTCGTCCGCGACGCGAACCCCGAGATAATCGAGGACTTGGAGGCGAACGGGAGCCTCCTGCACTCGGGCGAACACCACCATCGCTACGGCCACTGCTGGCGATGCGACACGGACATCATCTTCCTCGCCACCGACCAGTGGTTCATCACGGTCACCGACATCAAAGAGGAACTGCTCGACAACATCGAGGAGTCCGAGTGGCACCCGCAGTGGGCGCGGGACAACCGCTTCCGCGACTTCGTCGCGGACGCGCCCGACTGGAACGTCTCCCGACAGCGCTACTGGGGCATCCCCCTGCCCATCTGGGAGTCGCCGGACGGCGAGGACTTCGTCGTCGTCGGCACGCGCGAGGAACTCGCAGAGCGGGCCGACCAAGACGTCGACCCCGGCGAACTCGACTTACACCGTCCCTCCGTCGACCCCCTGACAATCACCGAGGACGGCACGACGTACGAACGCGTGCCGGACGTGTTCGACGTCTGGATAGACTCCTCGGTGGCGACGTGGGGGACGCTGGACTACCCCGGTAATCAGGAGCAGTTCGAGGAACTGTGGCCCGCCGACCTCATCGTCGAGGCGCACGACCAGACCCGCGGATGGTTCTGGTCGCAACTCGGGATGAGCACCGCCGCGTTCGGCGAGAGCCCCTACGAGTCGGTGCTGATGCACGGGTTCGCCAACGACGAGAACGGCCGGAAGATGTCCAAGTCCTTGGGCAACATCGTCACGCCCGAGGAGGCCATCGAACGCGCCGGCCGGGACCCCCTGCGCGCGTACCTCCTGAGCCACGACCAGCAGGGCGTCGACCTCTCCTTCGAGTGGGACGGCCTCGCCGACACGCAGTCGTCGCTCAACATCCTCTGGAACGTCTTCCGGTTCCCTCTGCCGTACATGGAACTGGACGGCTACGACCCGGCGACGCCGGACCTCGCCGAGGGCGAACTCACCGTCGTCGACGAGTGGGTGCTCTCTCGCCTGCAGACCGTGAAGGCCGAGGTGGCCGACGCGTGGGACGACTACGAGGTCCACGACGCCCTCAATTCGATATTAGAGTTCGTCACGGGCGACGTCTCGCGCTTCTACGTGAAGGCCATCCGCGAGCGGATGTGGGAGGAGGAGGATTCCGACTCCAAGCGCGGCGCGTACGCGACGCTGGCGACGGTGATGAACGAGACGGTGCGACTGCTCGCGCCGTTCACGCCGTACGTCGCAGAGCGGATGTACCAGCGCATCGACGGCGGCGAGACGACCGTCCACGCCCTCGACTACCCGACGGTCGACGACGAGTGGCGCGACGAGGAACTGGAGCGCAACATTGCCGTCCTCCGGAGCGTCGAGGAGGCGGCCGCGAACGCCCGTCAGCAGGGCGAGCGCAAACTCCGGTGGCCCGTCCCGCGCGTCGTCGTCGCCAGCGAGGACGACGGCGTCGCCGAGGCCGTCGAGGCGCTCTCGGACCTGCTGGCCGACCGGGTGAACGCCCGCGAGGTCGACGTCGTGGAGGCGTTCGACGAACTCGTCGAGTACGCCGACCCGCAGATGGGCGTCATCGGACCCACCTTCGGCGGCGACGCCCAGAAGGTGATGGAGGCGGTGAGGGGGGCCTCCCGCGAGGAGATAGAAGCCGGAATCGAGGTCGACGGCGAGACGGTCGAACTCGACGACGAGATGGTCGAGTACCGCGCCGAACCGCCGGAGAACGTCCACGGCGCGGAGTTCGACGTCGACATCGAGGGCGCGGACGGCGGCGTCGTCTACGTCGACACCTCGCTCACAGAGGAGATAGAGGCGGAGGGGTACGCCCGCGACGTCATCCGCCGAATCCAGGAGATGCGCAAGCGCCTGGACCTCGACGTCGAAGAGGAGATAGCCGTCTCGTTGGACGTGGGGGACGACCGGGTGGCCGACCTCGTCGCGCGGCACGACAGCCTCGTCGCCGAGGAGGTCCGAGCGACCACGCTCGATTCGGACGGCGACGACGCCGACCTGACCGAGGAGTGGGACGTCGAGGGCGTCACCGTCGTCATCGGCGTCGCCCGGACCGAGTAG
- the dhaK gene encoding dihydroxyacetone kinase subunit DhaK, producing MKKLVNDPSDYVDEMLDGMLAAHPDRLRRLDGTKVLVRADAPVDGKVGVVSGGGSGHEPTHAGYIGDGMLDGAAAGEVFTSPTANELNEMVQACDAGEGVLCVVKNYEGDVMNFDTAAEMAEMEDVEVAQVVVDDDVAVEDSLYTSGRRGVCGTILVHKAVGAKAAAGGSLEEVQAVGEKVVENVGTMGVALTSCVTPEKGEPTFDLGEEEIELGIGIHGEPGTERTGMMTADEVADHLTGKVLEDLDVESGEEVVTIVNGMGGTPQSELFIVNRRVQQILDEEGIETWDAWVGDYMTSLDMMGCSVTVCRVDDELKDLLGAEADTPALKR from the coding sequence ATGAAGAAACTCGTTAACGATCCGTCGGACTACGTGGACGAGATGCTCGACGGGATGCTGGCGGCCCATCCCGACAGGCTCCGTCGACTGGACGGGACGAAGGTGCTCGTCCGGGCGGACGCGCCGGTGGACGGGAAGGTGGGCGTCGTCTCCGGGGGCGGGAGCGGCCACGAACCGACGCACGCGGGCTACATCGGCGACGGGATGCTCGACGGCGCGGCGGCGGGCGAGGTGTTCACCTCCCCGACAGCGAACGAACTGAACGAGATGGTGCAGGCCTGCGACGCCGGCGAGGGCGTCCTCTGCGTCGTGAAGAACTACGAGGGCGACGTGATGAACTTCGACACGGCCGCCGAGATGGCCGAGATGGAGGACGTCGAGGTGGCGCAGGTAGTCGTCGACGACGACGTCGCGGTGGAAGACTCTCTGTACACCTCGGGTCGCCGCGGCGTCTGCGGCACCATCCTCGTCCACAAGGCCGTCGGCGCGAAGGCGGCCGCGGGCGGGTCCCTCGAAGAGGTACAGGCCGTCGGCGAGAAAGTCGTCGAGAACGTGGGGACGATGGGCGTGGCGCTCACCTCCTGCGTGACGCCCGAGAAGGGCGAACCGACGTTCGATTTAGGAGAAGAAGAGATAGAACTCGGCATCGGCATCCACGGCGAACCCGGCACCGAGCGCACCGGGATGATGACCGCCGACGAGGTGGCCGACCACCTGACCGGGAAGGTGCTGGAGGACCTCGACGTCGAATCGGGCGAGGAAGTCGTCACCATCGTCAACGGGATGGGCGGCACGCCGCAGTCCGAACTGTTCATCGTGAACCGGCGGGTCCAGCAGATACTCGACGAGGAGGGAATCGAGACGTGGGACGCCTGGGTGGGCGACTACATGACCTCCCTCGACATGATGGGCTGTTCGGTCACCGTCTGCCGCGTCGACGACGAACTGAAGGACCTGCTCGGGGCCGAGGCGGACACGCCGGCGCTGAAGCGCTGA